A single genomic interval of Candidatus Aramenus sp. CH1 harbors:
- a CDS encoding cbb3-type cytochrome c oxidase subunit I, translating to AGFATLYYMVPMLTERMWYSNKLGWIHLVGYMVGTAMVVVGFDYLGISGLVRRAEIFPLTPVYVIGELVASAGAVIADVATLLWLGNLVITLLKGRTTRLEGLSVGEVISTVAMQLEVPKEITADIGKIGERLNLVKVFTRK from the coding sequence GCTGGCTTCGCAACGCTCTACTACATGGTCCCAATGCTCACGGAAAGGATGTGGTACTCCAACAAGCTAGGTTGGATACACCTAGTGGGCTACATGGTGGGCACAGCAATGGTAGTGGTGGGCTTCGACTACCTTGGAATATCTGGACTAGTCAGGAGGGCTGAGATATTCCCCCTAACTCCTGTATACGTAATAGGAGAACTTGTGGCCTCTGCAGGGGCAGTAATAGCTGACGTGGCTACCCTGCTCTGGCTAGGAAACCTAGTGATAACCTTACTTAAGGGAAGGACTACAAGGCTTGAAGGGCTCTCTGTTGGCGAAGTAATAAGCACTGTGGCAATGCAACTGGAGGTCCCCAAGGAGATAACGGCAGACATAGGGAAAATAGGGGAAAGGCTAAACTTGGTGAAGGTATTTACTAGAAAATAA
- a CDS encoding Rdx family protein, with the protein MKTVKIVYCRPCGYLDRALSLARDLLTYFEDVKVELEQGKNGIFDVYLNESKIFSRYGERRFPENEEILKKIASS; encoded by the coding sequence ATGAAGACCGTAAAGATAGTGTACTGTAGACCTTGTGGCTATTTGGATAGGGCACTGAGCCTCGCGAGGGACTTGTTGACTTACTTCGAGGACGTGAAGGTGGAACTGGAACAGGGCAAAAACGGTATCTTCGATGTCTACCTAAACGAATCCAAAATATTCTCCCGTTACGGGGAGAGGAGGTTTCCGGAAAACGAGGAAATACTCAAAAAAATTGCATCATCTTAA
- a CDS encoding DUF5752 family protein: protein MDLDTVGKGISFKFYSAYYPPKYAKLKANSLEELYDKVPIADRHSIFYHVFHPMLSSHAVPEDLPNDFAFWARDSLHDEELAEILADLPGAEPLNVEDIRREILEVLKTYGVTNRVGEYPFIFMSCVPVVYYTGVEVKTLAEFLDAVATVPVRSIFYHFVYKRVIGEKTRNDFSNWLESNFGLTELANELSKLDPQTYTDEEKFRGDLLKVLERWLLS from the coding sequence ATGGATCTAGACACTGTAGGAAAAGGGATTTCTTTCAAGTTCTATTCTGCTTACTACCCACCCAAGTACGCCAAGCTAAAGGCCAACTCCCTTGAAGAGTTGTACGACAAGGTGCCAATTGCAGACAGACACTCCATATTCTACCACGTCTTTCACCCTATGCTCTCGTCGCACGCAGTACCTGAGGACCTACCTAACGACTTTGCCTTCTGGGCTAGGGATTCCCTTCACGACGAGGAGCTAGCGGAGATACTGGCAGACCTGCCAGGGGCTGAACCGCTAAACGTGGAGGACATTAGGAGGGAAATATTGGAGGTGCTCAAGACCTATGGAGTAACAAACAGGGTTGGGGAATACCCATTCATTTTCATGAGTTGCGTTCCAGTGGTCTACTACACCGGAGTTGAGGTAAAGACGTTAGCGGAGTTTTTGGATGCTGTAGCTACAGTTCCTGTCAGGTCGATCTTTTACCACTTCGTTTACAAGAGGGTTATAGGTGAGAAAACCAGGAACGATTTCAGCAACTGGTTGGAGAGTAACTTTGGGCTAACCGAACTGGCAAACGAGCTATCGAAGCTCGACCCACAGACCTATACAGACGAAGAGAAATTCAGGGGAGATCTCCTGAAGGTTCTAGAGAGGTGGCTGTTGAGTTGA
- a CDS encoding glycosyltransferase has product MIEKYSEIVGEAEIDALFRIAEKLKDLSILHVNSTKAGGGVAEILNRMVPLMKELGLNVDWKVIRGDNEFFKVTKSFHNSLQNGVGSLPENAFKTYEKWQEVNAGEIPLDYDIVMIHDPQPLGLIDFKKKGNWIWRCHIDISNPYLPVWNFLKEKVSKYDAMIVSAPVFARDDVETPQFVIPPSIDPLSVKNKPIPPVTVRRVLYKYGIDLDKPLIVQISRFDYAKDPIGAIRAFKIAKRHVDMQFAYVGSPATDDPEGEEVYKKVVKEAEGEKDVKLLMLPPYSDLEINAFQTGASVVLQKSIKEGFGLTVSEAMWKRKVVIGGRTGGIPLQIIHNMTGYLVDSVEGAAHYIVHTIRNPKVAEEIGKNAREHVRNNFVITRHMREYLMVMAHVTKRGNP; this is encoded by the coding sequence TTGATAGAGAAGTACTCCGAAATCGTTGGAGAGGCCGAAATAGACGCCTTGTTCAGGATAGCGGAGAAGCTAAAGGATCTCTCCATACTCCACGTAAATTCCACCAAAGCTGGAGGGGGAGTCGCGGAGATCCTGAACAGGATGGTACCGTTGATGAAGGAGCTTGGGCTAAACGTAGACTGGAAGGTTATAAGGGGAGATAACGAGTTCTTTAAGGTCACAAAGTCCTTCCACAACTCACTGCAGAATGGCGTGGGGAGTCTCCCAGAGAATGCCTTTAAGACATACGAGAAGTGGCAGGAGGTAAACGCTGGGGAAATACCGCTGGACTACGACATCGTCATGATACACGACCCACAGCCCCTTGGGCTAATAGACTTCAAGAAGAAGGGAAACTGGATATGGAGGTGCCACATAGACATCTCGAACCCTTATCTTCCAGTGTGGAACTTCCTCAAGGAAAAGGTGTCCAAATACGACGCCATGATAGTCTCCGCCCCAGTGTTTGCCAGGGACGACGTAGAGACTCCGCAGTTTGTCATACCTCCCTCAATAGACCCGTTAAGCGTCAAAAACAAGCCAATCCCTCCCGTTACTGTGAGGAGGGTTCTCTACAAGTACGGCATAGATCTTGACAAGCCCCTGATCGTCCAAATATCTAGGTTCGACTACGCAAAGGACCCCATAGGCGCTATTAGGGCATTTAAGATAGCCAAGAGACACGTCGACATGCAGTTTGCCTACGTGGGAAGCCCAGCCACCGACGACCCTGAGGGGGAAGAGGTATACAAGAAGGTAGTAAAGGAAGCGGAAGGAGAGAAAGACGTGAAGTTGCTCATGTTACCTCCCTACAGCGACCTCGAGATCAACGCCTTCCAGACCGGGGCAAGCGTTGTCTTGCAGAAGTCCATAAAGGAGGGATTTGGCCTTACGGTGAGCGAGGCCATGTGGAAGAGGAAGGTAGTAATAGGTGGGAGGACCGGTGGGATACCTTTGCAGATAATCCACAACATGACTGGCTACTTAGTGGACAGCGTAGAAGGGGCTGCCCATTACATTGTACACACCATAAGGAACCCAAAGGTAGCAGAGGAAATAGGGAAGAACGCGAGGGAACACGTCAGGAACAACTTCGTGATAACTAGGCACATGAGGGAGTACTTAATGGTGATGGCACACGTGACTAAGAGGGGAAACCCTTGA
- a CDS encoding RsmB/NOP family class I SAM-dependent RNA methyltransferase — protein sequence MSEVRLYELAIRNILFQKMNPERAFDVAFKKARAEGNRMELYVRFLDVLKCFQYVSYLYPELSLREAVEKSFDCEPDPLFSFPEWVKERLIALLGEESLRGIYKRYHWIRVNTLKVDVEKVRRSLERKGFYLEEDNEFPFLFKVEPWYKVSKTEEFSQGLVIPQDKASVISVKVLDPKPYETIVEIGGAPGVKTSLIQQLTDNRANVVSIDVSTSRVEVQRKLLERWGVRNVELLVGDGAHLPLNRRVKVFIDAPCTNSGTVNVDPSVFMRLTKDELMSLVRVQRMILREAMRFGSDVVYTTCSLFPEEGEKAVEEYQDKLVKVNDDPTKFGYRKSKVWLRVIRTYPHVHGTEGFFIAKLSP from the coding sequence TTGAGCGAAGTAAGGCTCTACGAACTTGCAATAAGGAACATACTGTTCCAGAAGATGAACCCAGAGAGGGCATTCGACGTTGCCTTCAAGAAGGCGAGGGCTGAGGGGAACAGGATGGAGCTTTACGTAAGGTTCCTAGACGTCTTAAAGTGCTTCCAGTACGTGAGCTACTTGTACCCTGAGCTCTCATTAAGAGAGGCGGTGGAGAAGTCCTTTGACTGCGAGCCAGACCCCCTTTTCTCATTCCCGGAGTGGGTGAAGGAGAGGCTTATTGCCCTCCTAGGGGAGGAGAGCCTGAGGGGTATATACAAGAGGTACCATTGGATAAGGGTGAACACACTAAAGGTGGACGTCGAGAAGGTGAGGAGGTCCCTGGAGAGGAAGGGGTTCTACCTAGAGGAGGACAACGAGTTTCCCTTCCTGTTCAAGGTGGAACCGTGGTATAAGGTGTCCAAGACCGAGGAGTTCTCCCAGGGATTAGTAATCCCCCAAGACAAGGCCTCCGTCATCTCAGTCAAGGTCCTGGACCCAAAGCCCTACGAGACCATAGTGGAGATTGGAGGGGCACCGGGAGTGAAGACTTCCTTGATCCAGCAGTTGACGGATAATAGGGCAAACGTGGTTTCAATAGATGTCTCCACTTCCAGGGTAGAGGTACAGAGGAAGCTGTTGGAGAGGTGGGGTGTCAGGAACGTGGAGTTATTAGTGGGCGACGGGGCTCACTTGCCCTTGAACAGGAGGGTGAAGGTGTTCATTGACGCCCCCTGTACCAACAGCGGTACCGTAAACGTAGACCCCTCCGTCTTCATGAGGCTTACCAAGGACGAGTTGATGTCCTTGGTCAGAGTACAGAGGATGATCCTGAGGGAGGCAATGAGATTTGGGTCTGATGTGGTTTACACAACATGTTCCCTTTTCCCGGAGGAGGGGGAAAAGGCTGTGGAGGAGTACCAAGATAAGTTGGTCAAGGTAAACGACGATCCTACCAAGTTCGGGTACAGGAAAAGCAAGGTTTGGCTTAGGGTGATCAGAACGTACCCTCACGTGCACGGGACGGAGGGCTTTTTCATAGCTAAGCTCTCTCCCTAG
- a CDS encoding DNA double-strand break repair nuclease NurA — protein sequence MRTKDVLGRIEALAKEESEKLRKLSASVEMLAEDVYYGNVELEFFKVEKEERPHSASAVDGSMYQVYVGDVFLIMVRAVKVYGHFANKREVPPKVVDDFRVVGDYYGLDAVKKMAITLMLSVETGLMEEEDTDVLFVDGPLVDPPVYSDQIFGKEALDQLISKRSSIFDRNPDKFIGVVKRFSQRFLVNLVGSYPRLEDATERFVVTRLFDSLRKKYSIHPKEPVALGWIDWDEVVSRGVTGDLEGTKMAYLKYKEILGYPILSAYYQQDQISPVSRIDVLGKEGKRNLRFVPTWGASGYPEVVILNKIADDLSEIKKIEADAYAKLLFSKIKRNFSPSDIVMMRRSPNDQ from the coding sequence TTGAGGACAAAAGACGTCTTGGGAAGGATAGAGGCCCTAGCTAAGGAGGAGTCTGAGAAGCTTAGGAAGCTGAGCGCATCAGTTGAGATGCTGGCAGAGGATGTATACTACGGCAACGTGGAGCTTGAGTTCTTCAAAGTGGAGAAGGAGGAGAGGCCCCACTCGGCCTCCGCAGTTGACGGTAGTATGTACCAAGTGTACGTTGGCGACGTGTTCCTCATCATGGTCAGGGCGGTAAAGGTCTACGGTCATTTCGCCAACAAGAGGGAAGTACCACCTAAGGTAGTAGACGACTTCAGGGTTGTTGGAGACTACTACGGCTTAGACGCCGTGAAGAAGATGGCTATCACTCTGATGTTGAGCGTGGAGACTGGTCTAATGGAGGAAGAGGACACTGACGTCCTCTTCGTCGATGGGCCTCTAGTGGATCCACCGGTGTACAGCGACCAGATCTTTGGAAAGGAGGCCTTAGACCAGCTTATATCCAAGAGGAGCTCCATCTTCGATAGGAACCCCGACAAGTTCATAGGGGTGGTAAAGAGGTTCAGCCAGAGGTTCCTAGTGAACCTCGTAGGGAGCTATCCAAGGCTTGAAGACGCTACCGAGAGGTTCGTGGTAACTAGGCTCTTTGACAGTTTAAGGAAAAAGTACTCGATTCACCCTAAGGAGCCGGTGGCGCTGGGATGGATAGACTGGGACGAGGTTGTGTCAAGGGGAGTGACAGGGGACCTGGAGGGGACAAAAATGGCCTACCTAAAGTACAAGGAGATACTAGGTTACCCTATCCTCTCCGCCTACTATCAGCAAGATCAGATATCTCCCGTGAGCAGGATAGACGTCCTAGGGAAAGAGGGAAAGCGAAACCTAAGGTTCGTGCCCACGTGGGGAGCCAGCGGTTACCCTGAGGTAGTAATTCTGAACAAGATAGCTGACGACCTTTCCGAGATCAAGAAGATCGAGGCTGACGCTTACGCTAAGCTTTTGTTCTCGAAAATAAAGAGGAATTTTAGCCCTTCAGATATCGTGATGATGAGGAGATCACCAAATGATCAGTGA
- a CDS encoding DUF87 domain-containing protein — protein MLEGGKTVGIVLQKGESNSVSAIIDPSVEVSSGRLFVVKDGGKVSLCRLDSFEYINEFYDEKIPILRSMITEEESFELLNMNTVIKASLSIIKRYNHSSSPMPGSLVKLLPEIRDEKGLMEFYGVNDLTGHVKYGLLAGSDIPLLLDLNSITMHVGIFGETGSGKSYNMRYLISTLSNLEIRGKKTAIPLIVIDANGDYADFADQNYSLVRGGRNFVRKFVIRDPLTRNEARLTIDLSLFTPKDLADFIISLKFSGETTNSLQSNLLEFVLSRHDVKEYNLILGTEQGVEMLEKELSDPSLKDSGFNYSTVRAVISALEIFKNRLVQKYKLIDNSSSFNESTLELLWKNKGLLIVDFSADGSPGVDIATKQLIVSYIARSLLNYLTKAKYSGNQKLIGFVIEEAQNYIPSNDYPVNASITKDILVTLATQGRKFGLSLFLVSQRPAFVDKYVLSMLNTFFFHRIYHEDLRYVMSASGGLPESLAKAIPSQDTGYVIVNGLMSALKVPALVRIPWDPKLGSYAGSLERVDRVLLED, from the coding sequence ATGCTAGAAGGAGGGAAAACAGTAGGCATCGTCCTACAGAAGGGGGAGTCCAACTCCGTCAGCGCCATCATAGACCCCTCGGTGGAGGTGTCCAGCGGTAGGCTCTTTGTGGTGAAGGACGGAGGAAAGGTCTCGCTCTGTAGGCTCGACAGCTTCGAGTACATAAACGAGTTTTACGACGAGAAAATACCCATACTTAGGTCGATGATAACGGAGGAGGAGTCTTTTGAACTGCTGAACATGAACACCGTTATAAAGGCCTCGCTCAGCATAATCAAGAGGTACAATCACTCCTCTTCACCGATGCCAGGCTCGTTAGTTAAGCTCCTCCCGGAGATAAGAGACGAGAAGGGGCTAATGGAGTTTTACGGCGTAAACGACTTGACGGGACACGTAAAGTACGGGCTCCTTGCAGGTTCCGACATTCCCTTGTTACTGGACCTCAATTCAATAACCATGCACGTAGGCATCTTTGGCGAGACCGGGAGCGGGAAGAGCTATAACATGAGGTACTTAATTTCGACCCTCTCGAACTTGGAGATAAGGGGAAAGAAGACTGCTATACCCTTGATAGTCATAGACGCCAACGGGGACTACGCCGACTTTGCAGACCAGAACTACTCTCTGGTCAGGGGAGGAAGGAACTTCGTTAGGAAGTTCGTGATCAGAGACCCCTTGACGAGGAACGAGGCAAGGCTTACCATAGACCTGTCCCTTTTCACGCCTAAGGACTTAGCCGACTTCATAATTTCCCTCAAGTTCAGCGGAGAAACCACAAACTCGCTCCAGAGCAACCTCTTGGAATTCGTCCTCTCAAGGCATGATGTAAAGGAATACAACCTCATCTTGGGGACTGAGCAGGGCGTTGAAATGCTCGAAAAGGAGCTGTCAGACCCATCGCTGAAGGACTCGGGGTTCAACTACAGCACTGTTAGGGCAGTGATTAGCGCCCTCGAGATATTCAAGAACAGGCTAGTGCAGAAGTATAAGTTAATAGATAACTCTTCCAGCTTCAACGAGTCCACACTCGAGTTGCTCTGGAAAAACAAGGGCCTACTCATCGTAGACTTCTCGGCAGATGGGTCCCCAGGAGTTGACATAGCTACGAAGCAACTAATTGTGAGCTATATCGCGAGGTCCCTCTTGAACTACTTGACCAAGGCAAAGTACTCAGGGAACCAGAAGCTCATAGGCTTCGTTATAGAGGAGGCACAGAATTATATACCCTCAAATGATTACCCCGTGAACGCTAGCATTACAAAGGACATCCTAGTCACCTTAGCGACGCAGGGAAGGAAGTTCGGCCTTTCCCTCTTCCTCGTCAGTCAGAGGCCGGCCTTCGTGGACAAGTACGTGCTCTCCATGCTGAACACCTTCTTCTTCCACAGGATATACCACGAGGATCTACGCTACGTGATGTCTGCCAGCGGTGGTCTGCCTGAATCCTTGGCCAAGGCTATACCCTCCCAGGATACAGGGTACGTGATCGTCAACGGCCTCATGTCGGCGTTGAAGGTACCCGCACTGGTGAGAATACCTTGGGATCCTAAGTTGGGGTCATACGCTGGTTCCTTGGAAAGAGTTGATAGAGTACTACTAGAAGACTAA
- a CDS encoding glycosyltransferase family 2 protein encodes MNFFLTLLLLVSSVFSSTWLILQGIYYTDEEKVSKGEERKEKISVIVAIKDEEVETVKGLVDNLSKLDYEDYEVIIVSDDSEERFRELLSIPMPENFRLVRRERPKGRKAGALNYGVQLSKGEYLVFLDAEARVERDFLREVARLANYDAIALRLVVRNREGLGKIYSRMTDFSMASLFRGRERRGLFVFPNGSAFGIRKSVLLALGGWKEGAVTEDLEMGIRLALNGVQVKYFDRPTVSVLSPFTYYDLYAQVKRWAYGSGELFLEGLKLLRRGIRGLEGFLYVVQWGIYSFFPLSLVLVSLFPESVSLPWYLLSLAIYGVSLAFYYGRSMEGSGEIDLSSVLVVFASMVGFAQGTSRLKFDWRVTPKVAVKEKVPTSLQVLKYLVFLLALYDSFEGDYLSFLIMLGLSLALFELTSKKTS; translated from the coding sequence ATGAATTTCTTTTTAACGCTCTTGTTGCTCGTTTCGTCGGTTTTCTCTTCTACTTGGCTTATCCTTCAAGGGATCTACTACACTGACGAGGAAAAGGTAAGTAAAGGAGAGGAAAGGAAGGAGAAGATAAGCGTCATAGTGGCAATAAAGGACGAGGAGGTCGAGACGGTCAAGGGCCTTGTGGACAACTTGTCCAAGTTGGACTACGAGGACTACGAAGTAATAATAGTCTCTGACGACAGCGAGGAGAGGTTTAGGGAACTCCTTTCCATTCCCATGCCAGAAAACTTCAGGCTGGTCAGGAGGGAGAGGCCAAAGGGAAGGAAGGCAGGGGCCCTCAACTACGGAGTCCAGCTAAGCAAGGGCGAGTATTTGGTGTTCCTAGATGCAGAGGCGAGGGTCGAGAGAGACTTCCTGAGGGAAGTAGCAAGATTGGCAAACTACGACGCTATTGCCCTTAGGCTAGTCGTGAGGAATAGAGAAGGGTTGGGCAAAATCTACTCTAGGATGACTGACTTCTCAATGGCGTCGTTGTTCAGGGGGAGGGAAAGGAGGGGGCTGTTCGTTTTTCCCAATGGCTCGGCCTTCGGCATAAGGAAGTCCGTCCTCCTAGCCTTGGGAGGTTGGAAAGAGGGAGCGGTCACGGAGGACCTTGAAATGGGGATAAGGCTAGCGTTAAACGGGGTTCAAGTGAAGTACTTTGATAGGCCCACGGTGTCGGTGCTCTCGCCCTTTACCTACTACGACCTTTACGCGCAAGTTAAGAGGTGGGCCTATGGTTCAGGGGAGCTGTTCCTAGAGGGACTTAAGCTCTTAAGGAGGGGGATCAGGGGTCTAGAGGGCTTCCTATACGTAGTCCAGTGGGGCATCTATTCGTTCTTCCCCCTCTCGCTAGTCTTAGTCTCCCTGTTCCCCGAGAGCGTTTCACTACCCTGGTACTTGCTATCACTAGCTATCTACGGGGTCTCGCTGGCGTTTTACTATGGGAGGTCTATGGAGGGCTCTGGGGAGATAGACTTGAGCAGTGTGTTGGTGGTCTTTGCCTCGATGGTGGGTTTTGCACAAGGGACAAGTAGGCTAAAGTTTGACTGGAGGGTGACGCCAAAGGTGGCCGTAAAGGAGAAGGTACCTACGTCGCTGCAAGTGTTGAAGTACTTAGTGTTCCTCTTGGCCTTATACGACTCGTTTGAGGGGGATTACCTAAGCTTTCTCATAATGCTGGGCCTCTCTCTAGCCCTCTTTGAACTTACCTCCAAGAAGACCTCGTGA
- the ppa gene encoding inorganic diphosphatase, with protein sequence MKVGPGKNAPDVVNVFIEIPMGSNIKYEFDDEEEVVKVDRVLYTSMVYPFNYGFIPGTLSEDGDPIDVLVLSNYPFYPGTVIEARPIGMLYMRDEEGEDEKVIAVPKDKVDPTFSNIRDIMDLPQAIKDKINHFFDHYKELEPGKWVKTSGWGTASVAKEKIKAAIERKNKG encoded by the coding sequence ATGAAAGTTGGTCCAGGGAAAAACGCACCAGACGTGGTAAACGTATTTATAGAGATACCAATGGGCTCCAACATAAAGTACGAATTTGACGACGAGGAAGAAGTGGTAAAGGTTGACAGGGTACTCTACACCTCCATGGTCTACCCCTTCAACTACGGATTTATACCGGGTACGTTGAGCGAGGACGGCGACCCCATAGATGTGCTAGTTTTGAGTAACTACCCGTTCTACCCGGGCACGGTGATAGAGGCAAGACCCATAGGCATGCTCTACATGAGGGACGAGGAAGGAGAGGACGAGAAGGTTATTGCAGTGCCAAAGGACAAGGTAGACCCTACCTTTTCCAACATAAGGGACATCATGGACTTGCCCCAAGCCATTAAAGACAAGATAAACCACTTCTTTGACCACTACAAGGAGCTAGAGCCAGGCAAGTGGGTAAAGACGTCAGGATGGGGGACGGCCTCGGTAGCAAAGGAAAAAATTAAGGCAGCGATTGAGAGGAAAAACAAAGGATGA
- a CDS encoding HD family hydrolase, with translation MQLERLLTACKNLARTGWMQRGVPPSMAETVSSHSFEASVLAYAISLKLWERGVEVNPDHAAVLALFHDVGESVLGDLPKWASRRVDKSQAELEAYRELGIGEELFKEYKERNTLEAKVARLSDRLSTVVQANRYAKLGFDVREIAESYLKEIDEMLSSHPFDLVKDFVQSLIRIQ, from the coding sequence ATGCAACTGGAGAGGCTGTTAACGGCGTGTAAGAACTTGGCTAGGACTGGCTGGATGCAAAGGGGCGTACCCCCCTCGATGGCTGAGACCGTGTCTTCCCACAGCTTCGAGGCGTCCGTACTTGCCTACGCAATTTCCCTTAAGTTGTGGGAAAGGGGAGTCGAGGTAAATCCGGACCACGCTGCCGTACTTGCCCTCTTCCATGACGTAGGAGAGAGCGTACTTGGCGACCTCCCAAAGTGGGCTAGCAGGAGGGTTGACAAGAGCCAAGCCGAGCTTGAGGCCTACAGGGAGCTGGGCATAGGGGAGGAGCTTTTCAAGGAGTACAAGGAGAGGAATACCCTGGAGGCAAAGGTAGCCAGACTATCTGACAGGCTGTCAACGGTGGTGCAAGCTAATAGGTACGCGAAGTTGGGCTTCGACGTTAGGGAGATAGCTGAGAGCTATCTCAAAGAGATCGACGAGATGCTGTCCAGCCATCCCTTTGATCTAGTGAAGGACTTCGTCCAGAGCCTCATACGTATCCAGTGA
- a CDS encoding PfkB family carbohydrate kinase: METDVKVFELLQVHGIMAVTAITVQSTRGIKEVYPVSPEQLASQIGWLKEDFDFRYAKLGMVYNSGQFKVVSEELSDKRLVVDTVIYAKDGTQLIKDLEDYKRFILRKAFIVTPNALEASMLTGIKVESLRDQEVVARALHEMFSVPYVVVKGGHVKGEHSFDVVFDGKEFYEVGYPRIEQKNTHGTGSVFASAITAELTKGNDVRSAVEVARRLLQGSILYGLEVGKGIGPVDPYFLLKDSMKYKVLEEMREFGDFVEGLECFWKLIPEVQSNFSHSVPPEYVRGLEDIATFRGRIVRTWDRKVKVGYPAVFGYPTHTARLLFSLTSMGVKAESLINIRYDERAIQLLRNLGYEAVEVNRELEPQHGEGKTMQWIVEHVVENYGKVPNVIYDRGMKGKEAMIRFWTSGVEEMKNSLEYLCREL, translated from the coding sequence GTGGAGACTGACGTAAAGGTCTTCGAGCTCCTCCAAGTCCACGGCATAATGGCTGTCACAGCCATAACTGTCCAGAGTACAAGGGGGATAAAGGAAGTGTACCCGGTGTCCCCTGAACAGCTGGCCTCCCAAATAGGCTGGCTCAAGGAGGACTTTGACTTCAGATACGCCAAGCTAGGCATGGTGTACAACTCGGGACAGTTCAAGGTGGTGAGCGAGGAGCTCTCAGATAAGAGGCTCGTTGTGGATACAGTAATATACGCAAAGGACGGCACACAGCTGATAAAGGACTTGGAGGACTACAAGAGGTTCATTCTGAGAAAGGCTTTCATCGTTACTCCAAATGCCTTGGAGGCTTCAATGCTCACGGGCATTAAGGTGGAGAGCTTGAGGGACCAAGAGGTAGTAGCGAGGGCACTCCACGAGATGTTCAGCGTACCGTATGTTGTGGTTAAGGGAGGCCACGTAAAGGGTGAGCACAGCTTTGACGTGGTCTTCGACGGAAAGGAGTTCTACGAGGTCGGATACCCAAGGATCGAGCAGAAGAACACCCACGGCACTGGCTCAGTCTTCGCCTCTGCCATCACTGCCGAGCTAACCAAGGGAAATGACGTGCGTTCTGCCGTAGAAGTAGCAAGGAGGCTACTGCAAGGATCCATACTCTACGGTCTAGAGGTAGGCAAAGGGATAGGGCCCGTTGACCCCTATTTCCTCCTGAAGGACTCCATGAAATACAAGGTTCTGGAGGAGATGAGGGAGTTTGGGGACTTCGTTGAGGGCCTCGAGTGCTTCTGGAAGCTCATCCCTGAAGTGCAGTCGAACTTCTCTCATTCCGTACCGCCCGAGTACGTAAGAGGGCTCGAAGACATTGCGACATTCAGGGGGAGGATAGTCAGGACGTGGGATAGAAAGGTAAAGGTAGGTTACCCAGCGGTCTTTGGTTACCCGACGCACACCGCAAGGCTTCTCTTCTCCCTTACTTCCATGGGAGTTAAGGCTGAGTCACTGATAAACATTAGGTACGACGAGAGGGCAATCCAGTTGTTGAGGAATTTGGGATACGAGGCCGTGGAGGTAAACAGAGAGTTAGAGCCTCAACACGGTGAGGGGAAGACTATGCAATGGATAGTGGAACACGTCGTTGAGAACTACGGCAAGGTACCTAACGTCATATACGACAGGGGAATGAAGGGCAAGGAGGCCATGATAAGGTTCTGGACAAGTGGAGTAGAGGAGATGAAAAACTCTTTAGAGTACCTCTGCAGAGAGTTGTAA
- a CDS encoding MoaD family protein codes for MKVKLKYFAFMSDLTGKKEEEWETSCTDVNCLVAELSGKYGSAFLNYVKNGIGGIKVAVLVNGVANVSILKNGDEVAFLPPPSGGELVKGKFNFLEEIRKFREEAPPEAGSLVVYLGFVKGVVESHKVYELDYEAYEDYTVNRIREIEEAIKEKYKDVAKVKIIHAIDKMKPGDDVILIMVMGKGRKDAISAVGEAIELVKHTTGIWKLEVRDDGQFWVVAGNTRVKRDEKAGSP; via the coding sequence ATGAAAGTTAAGTTAAAGTACTTCGCCTTTATGTCGGATCTCACAGGGAAAAAGGAGGAGGAGTGGGAGACTAGCTGTACTGACGTTAACTGCCTCGTGGCTGAGCTCTCGGGGAAGTACGGTAGCGCTTTCCTCAATTACGTGAAGAACGGCATAGGAGGCATAAAGGTCGCCGTCTTAGTCAATGGTGTCGCCAATGTGTCCATTTTGAAAAACGGCGACGAAGTGGCCTTCCTGCCCCCACCGTCTGGAGGAGAGCTCGTCAAGGGGAAGTTCAACTTCCTTGAAGAGATCAGGAAGTTCAGGGAGGAGGCCCCTCCAGAGGCTGGCTCGTTGGTGGTATACTTGGGCTTCGTTAAGGGGGTTGTAGAGTCCCACAAGGTCTACGAGCTCGACTACGAGGCCTACGAGGATTACACGGTCAATAGGATAAGGGAAATAGAGGAGGCAATAAAGGAGAAGTACAAGGACGTAGCAAAGGTAAAGATAATCCACGCAATCGACAAGATGAAGCCCGGGGACGACGTGATCCTAATAATGGTAATGGGGAAGGGGAGGAAGGACGCCATAAGCGCCGTAGGCGAGGCCATAGAGTTGGTGAAGCATACTACTGGTATATGGAAGCTGGAGGTTAGGGACGACGGTCAGTTCTGGGTTGTAGCTGGAAATACGAGGGTGAAGAGGGACGAAAAAGCCGGTAGCCCTTAG